In Kogia breviceps isolate mKogBre1 chromosome 7, mKogBre1 haplotype 1, whole genome shotgun sequence, a single window of DNA contains:
- the RBM4 gene encoding RNA-binding protein 4 isoform X1: MVKLFIGNLPREATEQEIRSLFEQYGKVLECDIIKNYGFVHIEDKTAAEDAIRNLHHYKLHGVNINVEASKNKSKTSTKLHVGNISPTCTNKELRAKFEEYGPVIECDIVKDYAFVHMERAEDAVEAIRGLDNTEFQGKRMHVQLSTSRLRTAPGMGDQSGCYRCGKEGHWSKECPVDRSGRVADFTEQYNEQYGAVRTPYAMSYGDSLYYNNAYGALDAYYKRCRAARSYEAVAAAAASAYNYAEQTLSQLPQVQNTAMASHLTSTSLDPYDRHLLPTSGAAAATAAAAAAAAAAVTAASTSYYGRDRSPLRRGPVPTVGEGYGYGHESELSQASAAARNSLYDMARYEREQYADRARYSAF; the protein is encoded by the exons ATGGTGAAGCTGTTCATTGGAAACCTGCCCCGGGAGGCCACAGAGCAGGAGATCCGCTCACTCTTCGAGCAGTATGGGAAGGTGCTGGAGTGTGACATCATTAAGAACTACGGCTTTGTGCACATAGAGGACAAGACGGCGGCCGAGGATGCCATACGCAACCTGCACCACTACAAGCTGCACGGGGTGAACATCAACGTGGAAGCCAGCAAGAATAAGAGCAAAACATCCACCAAGTTGCACGTAGGCAACATCAGTCCTACTTGTACCAACAAGGAGCTTCGGGCCAAGTTTGAGGAGTATGGTCCAGTCATCGAATGTGACATCGTGAAAGATTATGCCTTTGTACACATGGAGCGGGCAGAGGATGCAGTGGAGGCCATCAGGGGCCTTGACAACACAGAGTTTCAAG GCAAACGAATGCACGTGCAGTTGTCCACCAGCCGGCTTAGGACTGCGCCCGGGATGGGAGACCAGAGCGGCTGCTATCGGTGCGGGAAAGAGGGGCACTGGTCCAAAGAGTGTCCGGTAGATCGTTCGGGCCGAGTGGCAGACTTTACCGAGCAATATAATGAGCAATATGGAGCAGTGCGTACACCTTACGCCATGAGCTATGGGGATTCATTGTATTACAACAACGCGTACGGAGCGCTCGATGCCTACTACAAGCGCTGCCGTGCTGCCCGGTCCTATGAGGCAGTGGCTGCTGCAGCTGCCTCTGCGTATAATTACGCAGAGCAGACCCTGTCCCAGCTGCCACAAGTCCAGAACACAGCCATGGCCAGTCACCTCACCTCCACCTCTCTCGATCCCTACGATAGACACCTGTTGCCGACTTCAGGAGCTGCTGCTGctacagctgctgctgctgcagcagccGCTGCTGCTGTTACTGCAGCTTCCACTTCATATTACGGGCGCGATCGGAGCCCCCTGCGTCGCGGCCCAGTCCCCACTGTTGGAGAGGGCTACGGTTACGGGCATGAGAGTGAGTTGTCCCAAGCTTCGGCGGCCGCGCGGAATTCCCTGTACGACATGGCCCGGTATGAGCGGGAGCAGTATGCGGATCGGGCGCGGTATTCAGCCTTTTAA
- the RBM4 gene encoding RNA-binding protein 4 isoform X2 codes for MVKLFIGNLPREATEQEIRSLFEQYGKVLECDIIKNYGFVHIEDKTAAEDAIRNLHHYKLHGVNINVEASKNKSKTSTKLHVGNISPTCTNKELRAKFEEYGPVIECDIVKDYAFVHMERAEDAVEAIRGLDNTEFQGGMCVG; via the exons ATGGTGAAGCTGTTCATTGGAAACCTGCCCCGGGAGGCCACAGAGCAGGAGATCCGCTCACTCTTCGAGCAGTATGGGAAGGTGCTGGAGTGTGACATCATTAAGAACTACGGCTTTGTGCACATAGAGGACAAGACGGCGGCCGAGGATGCCATACGCAACCTGCACCACTACAAGCTGCACGGGGTGAACATCAACGTGGAAGCCAGCAAGAATAAGAGCAAAACATCCACCAAGTTGCACGTAGGCAACATCAGTCCTACTTGTACCAACAAGGAGCTTCGGGCCAAGTTTGAGGAGTATGGTCCAGTCATCGAATGTGACATCGTGAAAGATTATGCCTTTGTACACATGGAGCGGGCAGAGGATGCAGTGGAGGCCATCAGGGGCCTTGACAACACAGAGTTTCAAG GTGGGATGTGTGTGGGCTGA